The Pseudonocardia broussonetiae DNA segment CCCGACGCCACTGGCCGACCCACCCCGCGGTTGCAGCCGGGCACGCTACGCACGCTCACATCGCTCGACTGGCCGGGCAACGTGCGCGAGCTCAGGGCCGTCCTCACCACGGCCGCGGTCCGCTCACTGGGCTCGGACATCGCCCACGAGCACCTGCCGCCCGAGTACCGTTCGCCCCGCAGCCGCTCCGGTTGCACGTCGTTGCAGAGAGCGGAACGCGACATCGTGATCGAGGCACTCGCCGAGGCACGGGGCAACAAGCAAGCCGCCGCAGAGCGGCTGGGCATCGCCCGTTCGACCCTGTACCGCAAGATGCGCCTGCTCGGGATCGACAAGAATCGACTTCCCATCAATCAATGACGACCGGGACCCAGGCGCGCCGCACCGACCCAACTCCAGGATGCCCCGTCGAGATCGAAGAGCCCGTCAACCTGGCCGCGCACCGCACTCCGACCGATGACGCCGCGACCCCGGTTGTGAGATCCAAAATCGGGCCTTTCGTGGAGTGCGTGAAATCGCACGCGATGCGGTGCCGGATCGAGCAGCACGTCGCCGGGGACGACGACGTCGTCGAAGACCACCTCGTTGACGTTGTGCCCGCCGTCGAGTATCCGGATCGGGTTGATCGTGATGCCTCGTGTCGACAGACCGAGAAGCAGCTGGGTCAATCGCTGATGCCTGCCGCGCGAGACCTCGCCCGGCGGGTCGGTACGCACCAGCGTGATCGAGTAGTGGCTGATGTGTGCGTTCGACGTCCACACCTCGGCCCCGTTGACCACCCAGTCACCGGAGGCGTTGCGGGTGGCCCTGGTACGGATCGAGGCAGGATCGGAGCCGCAG contains these protein-coding regions:
- a CDS encoding acyl-CoA dehydrogenase family protein, whose amino-acid sequence is MIGTSESDCGSDPASIRTRATRNASGDWVVNGAEVWTSNAHISHYSITLVRTDPPGEVSRGRHQRLTQLLLGLSTRGITINPIRILDGGHNVNEVVFDDVVVPGDVLLDPAPHRVRFHALHERPDFGSHNRGRGVIGRSAVRGQVDGLFDLDGASWSWVGAARLGPGRH